In the genome of Thunnus thynnus chromosome 6, fThuThy2.1, whole genome shotgun sequence, the window cctttgtttttcatcattgttCTCTTATGACACTTACATTTACTTAGCCATGCAACTCTGGCTGGTGGATATGTAATACTTTTCATTCCTGTAAGTTGTACAGCAACGTCACTAGGCCaattttttcctttctttgatTAGACCTTAATATTAAGGAGATGGTAAACTGCTGATTTATGTTTGACATGCTTATCCATAACCAAGTGTTCAGTAAATTGATACTGGTATGGGGGTGTTATCACTGGACTGAGTCCAATATATCTAAAGACATCTGGAGACCAGTAAACCAAACTGAGCCtaaatacaaatgtattattattatcactgcTATTATTGCTGTTCAATGTGCCTTACATTAAACAACATTCTGTATATAGTAGGGTACTCTGTATTAGGGCTAGTGCATCCCTTCACAAGCATTTAAAAGTGTGGATACTTTTGCGAGGGGTTTGGGAGTCACCTTGTTCTGGTAGGTGATGGGGGTTGGACATATTGAGGGGTCCTTTCAGCCTTCTAGAAAACTCAAGTTTGTTAAATCTCAATAAGCCTTTAATTTTTTCTTCTATTAAATAAGATCATGgttaatttacattttccaaGCGGATCAGCCAGTTGCGATGTGACCTTTGTCAGCTGGAATGTCAAATCTTTAAATCACTCTGTTAAACGTAAAATGGTACTATCTTATCTGGAAAAAAACTAATGTAGGGATAGTCTACCTTCAGGAAATGCATCTGCATTGGAAATGGAAATGCACCGCTTCTCTACAAGAGGGTGTGCTCAGAAATTTTATGCTATATGGCAACTGTTTTTAACTTTATATGCAAAAAAATGAATGCCACTGATATTGCAGTTTTGTaatacttttttgtgtttttcttaccactcattattattacttatttttgttttttatcgtTTATTgtatcttttaattttatttatttattattctttgtGTCTCACCTATGATTTTTGTCACATtgactttatttatatgtaCATGTAATTGTGAAATCTATTCTGTTTGATTactaaataatacaataatggCACAATAATACTGTAGTAGGGATGCAGCTCTGTTGAAGCAGAAAGATGGGGGGATATATTGTGTTTATCCAACTGTATCtgtaatttattgtattttgtgtgacTTTAAATACCAAGAAAAAGACCTTGAGCAAAAAGAaataatcagttttattttgtacCTCCATTCAAGTGCCAATTCTTAAGTTGTATAAACCTTCCAGTATTCTTTACTTTATCTGTCTTGTATTTATGTGCCCCTGCACTATCCCTAGGCTTTCCTGGCCAACCCGGAGACCAGAGAGTATTGCAGCAGGTACCCATGCAGTttatgcagcagcagcagcaacaacagcagcaacaacagcagcagcaacagcaacaacaacaacagcagcagcagcagcagcagcagcaacagcagcagcaacaacagcagcagcagcagcaacaacaacaacaacaaattcagCACATGCAACAGCAACaaatacagcaacaacaaattcaacaacaacaacaaatgcagCAACAAATGCAACAGCAgcaaatacaacaacaacagcagcaacaattacaacaacagcagcagattcagcaacagcagcagatgcaACAGCTGCAGATGCAAGGTCTCCAGAATGCTCAAGGGCAGCAGGGAATGACGGGGCCGCAGACTTCAGGTCAAGGCCAGCCACAGATACACCCTCATCAGctgcaacaacagcaacagcagcaacctcAACAACCACACCTGCAGCAACAGGTAATATTGATGAATGGCAGTATTTAAAATCAACACATTGGTTATTCGTTTATCTATTCATACTCAACATTGATCCCCATTTCATATTTTAGCAACAACAgcaaatgatgatgatgctgaagatgcagcaggaGCAGGCTAAGAATCGCATGTCCATCCCTCCAGGAGGGCAGCTCCCTCCTCGGGGCATGGGCAATCCACCTGAGGTGCAAAGGCTGCCTGTCTCACAGCAAGGCAATATGCCTGTAATGATCAGCCTTCAAGGACATGGAGGAGTACCACCATCACCTGACAAACCCCGAGGGATGCCCCTGATGGTGAACCCTCAGGTGAGGTCCAAGTACTGAGgcataaatacatttctttaacaCTCGGAGGAATAGGAGCCCCCtttacatcataaaaacaaacaataaagaaataaacaagtaGCAAACATTACAGTAATAGGTAAAAAGCTAAGATAACcagtaataaaagaaaatagcCATGCACATAATTGTAATAAGAGTAGAAacataaattgtaaatattagTCAAAAACATTAATGTGATGACAATATATATCActatatttacattcacatcTCATGATCCGAACTGTgcactgtttattttcttgtgacTAAATTGTTGTATCTGTCCTCCTTTTGTAGCTTGCAGGCGCTGCACGAAGAATGTCCCTTCCTGATGCAGGGCAGGGTCCCCAAGGCACTGGATCTGAAGAGGCCCCTGCAGGGGCCCACCCAAAGCAGGACAGGCCTGGAGGTCCAGAAATGGGGGTACAGCCTGGAAATGGGACCCAACAGATGATGGCCAACCAGGGCTCCAACACTCACATGATGAAGCAAGGCCCTGGTCCCTCACCAGTGCCCCAGCACACTGGAGCCAGTCCCCAGCAACAGTTACCCGCTCAGCCTCAACAAGGAGGCCCTGTGCCTGGCCTTCATTTCCCCAATGTCCCCACAACCTCACAGAGCTCTAGACCCAAAACCCCCAACAGAGCCAGCCCCAGACCGTACCACCATCCCCTTACCCCAACTAATCGCCCACCCAGCACTGAGCCCTCCGAAATCAACCTTTCACCTGAAAGGCTAAATGCGTCTATTGCAGGGCTGTTTCCTCCCAAAATCAACATTCCTCTGCCTCCCAGGCAGCCTAACCTAAACAGGGGATTTGACCAGCAAGGTCTCAACCCAACAACTCTGAAAGCCATTGGGCAGGCCCCTCCTAGCTTATCTCTACcaggcaacaacaacaatggtaGTGTGGGTGGAAATAACACTAACAACAGTCAACAACCTTTCTCCACTGGCACTGGAGCAGGAGGTGCAGGTGCTAAACAGGACAAGCAGTCTGGAGGGCAGGGTAAGAGGGCAAGTCCTAGCAATAGTCGGAGGTCAAGTCCAGCCTCTAGTCGCAAGTCAGCCACCCCAAGCCCAGGAAGACAAAAGGGGACAAAGATGGCCATCACCTGCCCTCCCCATCAGCAGCAGTTGGTCAACCCTCAGGGGCAAACCATGATGCTCAGCCCTACCTCAGTACCTCCAAGTCCAATGTCTATGCCCGCACAACTGGGTGGGAGCATGGAGGCACAACAGACCCAGAGTCCCTTCCATGGGATGCAAGGTAACCCTGCTGAGGGAGTAAGGGAAAGTCAGGCAATGATGACAGCAGAGCAGCGACAGATGCCTCAGCCTCAGCCTCAACCCCAGCCGCAGCCTCTGAGGGAGTTATCAGCTCCTAGAATGGCAAGTCCTCGTTTCCCCACGCCTCAGCAGCCTAAACCTGACTTGGAACTGCAGGCAGGGACAGTTGATAGGCAGccaacacacacagcacctttGCAGGACTCTGAGGTTTCACCTGCTCTCAGGGCAGCTCCAACCTCCCTCAACCAGTTACTGGATAACACGGGTATCCCAAACATGCCTCTTCGGCCTATACAGAGTAATACTGTTAGGGATGTTATGGGAAAGGACAGCCCCAAGTCTGCTTTGGATCCAGAGAAACCACCCCACAGTAATTCCCAGAGCACAGACATGTCAGCTCCTGTTGCTACTACTGCCACTATAAATGAATCAGAAGCTAAACCCAAACCTGCTGTCCCTGTCCCTACCAGCAGTCCTAACTTGCAGCCTGCTGCGATGCCCAGCTTGCACCCTAGCACTAACGTAAACTCCAATACTACTCCCAGTCTTAACCAAACCCCCATCTCGAGTCTTGGTGTCAATCCCAGTCTGAATGTAAACACGACCTCTACCCTTTGCCCCACTCTCAGTACTAACACTAATGCTGCCCCGAGTGTAAGTCCCAACCCTGTCACTTCCAGTCAGAGCAGTACCGCCCCAGCTGTTAGTACCAGTTCTAACTCCAGCACTGCCCTAAACCCAGCTAGTTCGGCTCCAAAACCAAGCCCTAATCCTAAACCTGTGACAAGTGTTCACTCAGTCATACAGATCCCTGCCTCTTCTAGCACCATTTCCCCAAACCAGATCACTGTGTTTGTAACGTCTAACCCCATTACCTCTGCCCCCGCTCCTCAAGTACCCACATCTATGGTCTCCACCATGGTGGCTGTCCCTAACAAGAACATTCGACCTCAAGATATTCGGCAGCAGACCCCTGTGTCCCGACCTCAgttcatcaccaccaccccTGTATTTATCAATCCAATTTTCCAGGTCCCGAATGCATCTGTGGCTCCCAATACCACAGTGGTATCACAGTCAGTCACCATGATGGGTCCTATCCAAGTGTCCACTACAAACATCCAACTTCCTCCTGCCCCAAGCTCCACCCAATCAACAGGGGCTACCATGGCCAGCACTCAGCTTGCCAGAAGTGCTGTTGGACAGGTTCAGACTGCCACTAGTGTGTCCTCATCATCCTCAGTTGGTACTCTCCCAGCTCCTCAGCAAATTAACCCTGGGGCTctcaaaacagaaaatctaGGTGAGGCAGGTTCTGGTCAGAAATCTAGTCCCCCAGTCCAGCAGCCATCTCCCCATCCAAGCCCTTCAGCATCATCTCCCTTTCAGCCACCCCtggcttctcctcctccctgctctaGTCCTGGAGCTGTGAACACTCTCCGAAAGGGCCCCATGTCTCCATCTTCCACTGCCCAGGTGAAAAGTAAGTCTGCACAGGCCGCTGCACCTGTTTCTGGTACAGCTGAATCCCAGCAGAATCCTGTAGAAAGACCTGCACAGGGGCCCACTGGGGCTGTTCCACCCCAGGTCTTTCATCCTCCTGCTAGTCCTGCCATTCAGATTGAAGCACTAGTGCCCCATACTACTACTGCTGGTTCAAACATCATTACTTCGCCTACAGTCTCCTCTCCTATCCCAGTTCCTAGCCAAGTTGCTGTTCCTACTCAGATTGTTACCCAGGCTCCGTTGCCTGTACCAGCTTCAGTCTCAAGCCCAGCCCAGGCTGTAACTTCTCAAACTCCTACTGTCACTGTAGTTGGTACTGCTACTGTTGTCTCCTCTGCTACCGTGCTCTCCACGGTCACACCTGCACAAAGTCCAGTACCGTCCATTGTTCCCATTGTTACTGTGCCTGGACCTGTTCAGGAGGTTCCTCCCACCATACCCTCTCCAGTTGCTAACCCCAGCGTAGTTCCACCAGCCCAGTCTGATGCCCCAGCTGTGGAGCCTCCCATGCCATCAGCTGCAGGACCTGCCGAAACAACTCAGACCACCCCAGGTAAACACACAATTGAGAGCTAAAAGAATCATTAGGAATGTATACATACATCAAGTAAACAAAATGATGGCCACATTCTGGCCATGATCCTTGGTCAGGTCAAGCTGATGACTAAGAGTATCTTTTATATACCTTGTGTTACTGCTGCAGTACATGCCATAGTAACATATAACAATACATGTAATGCAACCTCAAGTATCATGCAACTTTAAGTATAAAGCTTTCTTGggttttaacatttacaaagaGTATTTGGtattcctgtttttctttgtttaaagAGGACAACGGTTGCTATGTGCAAAACCATTGGTGATTGGTGGCCATGGTGGAGGAGAGACTTATGCTCAGCACCCTGAATACATGGACATAGCCATTCTGTTCAGTCACTAATTTGTTTAATGTAGTCAAATGTGTCAGTTGAACTACTTCATCCTTTTTCCCCAGCACCTATTCAACAAGAAGTTTCACAGTCACAGGAGCCTGTTGCTAGTGAGAAGACAGGTAAGCATGATCATCCTtgttacagacatttttaacaatgCTTGTCTTTGAAAGAGAAAGGAGCAATTCCATAATGATCTCATATGAGTCATTTGGAACTAGGTGGAAAATAAATATCTCCTTTTTTGTCCTATTTAGGTGAAGAGGTCTCAACAGGTCCTGAGCAGGGGTAAGATTCCCGATAACATTTATATTCTTTTATTTGCTGTATTGCTAATTGACTATGTATTGCTTCATGTGCTGGGGTTTATTAAGGTATCCCTTACTATTGATCTCGGAAAAGTTGGCCTAGTCTTAAGACTCATGCTCTTGAAGGAGAAATGCTTAGACATTTCTAACTCTACTGAAACTCAGGGAGGTCATGTGGTTGGCCAAGGGGGTACATGGTGAAATCAATGAGCCACGTGGCCTCAGCACTTGGTATGTATGATTAGCATGCATCAATATAAATATACCAATGCATGTCCGAAGTTTAATCAAAACAAAGCCTATCACAACGCAAATTGTACCACCCCACTGACCTTTATGGCCATATCTCTTTTCCTGGGGATTGTCATAATATCGTGGGGAAGTGAAGCCATGTTTGTTCAGCACAGTTTATAGTTTACCGCTGTTTTTCCACTTCTATCACAGATgggcaaagaaaagaaagacgcCCATCAACTTAGTCCCAAGGTatgtattttaacatgtttgcgCTGCAAAGACACAAGCAGTGATCATGTCGACGTAGTGGATGCTGTCGGGATGAAGACGCACAGTATCTGTGGTAGACgaggaaaaacagcagagtCCTGAGTGGTATTATATCTTTCTCTGAGTAGAGCAGAGTTAACTCATGCCTTTGCATCTTTACTAACACATCGCTGTGTTATCTTCCCTTCCTTGtcgtttgttgtttttctatctGGTCCTCCCAGAGTTGCTGTGGAGAAGCCCAAGGGACCGAGCAGACGCAGCTCCCGGGCAGacaaggaggtggaggaggagccGGTAGCGGACAGTGGCATTAGGAAAAGATCAGCCAGGCCTGGAACCAGTGCTGCTGTAAAAGgtaacataaacacacaagcagCTCCAAAATAAACTTCAGGCATAATGTCTACAACTACACCCAAGCTGTACACAGGGCATTGCTAACTTGTATTATCTTTTTAACAGAAACTGGAGCAAGCCCCACCCAGGCCAAACGAAGGAAGTCTAAATAGGTGCAACTGAAGTTGCGGCAACCTGtgaactgtactgtaaatgtttttgtttcccgCTGTGAATCAGTTGATGTCGGTTTCCCTGTCCCAGATTATGAATTTTCATCAGAGGAAGAAACCGTGTAcagattgttttaaaaaaaaaaaaaaaaaagaattatggTATTGTTTTGTCCATGCTTTTTTTGTGAGATTGTAGTTAGaatgtgtgcatacagtatgtgtttgtgtgaatgtgcttTTTATATTAAATGCTGGATTAATCATGTGAAGACTGATAATGGAGCTTGTCATGATTGTATAATTATGTTGTAAACTGAATTAAATTTTCTACTGCTTTTGTTCTGTGAAACTGTGTAATATGATTAATCTATTTTTCTTAGATTGATTATCATTTTTTGTTCATATGAATCTCAGTTTGCTAATTTACCAGAGCTGCATTAAACTCCTAGATTATTGATAAACACTAAGCAGAATATGATGTAAACACAGGACTCAATTTAGGTGAGGGGAAATTTGAGTCAGTgacaacacattatatgctcTAGGAGATGGGTATATTTGAACTCTAGCATAACTGGATCAGAAACACGTATCCTCTATGAATTAGCTTAAATATTGATTAGTATAGTTTGAACAGATAAAGACATATCTGACTCAATCGATGATATTTTGATGCTCAGTCAGGCAGAGACCACGCAGCAGAGTATATTCTCTGCGTTCAGGTCGGTGCGAGCATGCGCAGTCAGTAAACGTTGGGACTCCATTCCAGTGAAGGCTCCCTGAGCCTCGCATCCGCACCACTCGCATCCTGAACAGCTGTCTCCTGTGACAACTTCACCTgctttacaaacaaaaacaacttgacCATGAGCGGGGATCATGGGCACGGAGACTCTCAGGTACCTCTTGATCAAGAATTaatgttttgtccttttttttgcGGGAGGGGGTCTATTTGTATCAATTCATTGGCCATAACTGACGAGTATTTATTGTTATGATATGAAATAATGATTAAGAAACGTTAGCTGATGTTATAAGTTAGCCACGACGTTTTCTTTGTTATTTCAGTGAGAACTTTGAAATTATGTGCGTTATTTGAATTTTTACTGTAACAATATATGTGTAGGGTACATTTGTATGCCAATTGAAACTTGAATAACCGAGCTACCGGCATTTTCaaaattgaaatattaaaactcttttttttcacaattttcaggTCAATTGTGGATCTAAAGGAAGCGGTAGGTCCTctgatgtttgattttatttataatgaCTTTGGTTTCCATTCGGAATCGTGACCTGTCTACTGTTAGTTTTTAAAGGACAGAAATGGCGTCCCAGAGACTAAGTCCCTTCTCCTCCACTCTGTTGCGGCTATTGTTCAAAAAGAGGGTCTGAATTGTGCATTTGCGCCCCTCGGTTTTTTAATCTGACGGGAGATTCCGAAAGCCCCTGGCATCGTGTTTATTATGCATGCTTTAGTTGGATAGTATTTACGTGCAATTATAACGAATTTTGGAGCCGAAAGTGGCAGAATTGGGGCTGAGGACTTAGTCTCTGcgccattttctttttctgtatgtAGCAGCCAGGGCGCCGATCAGTGAGCCAACTGTCTGCCGTGATATGGAGGCGAGAGCGGGGAGCTTATCGCCTCTCCCTGCCCGTATCTCACCACCAGCTGCACTGTGCCTGCTGCATCTCTGTGCTAGAGACTTTTATCTGCACTGTCAATAGGgaatcctcacacacacacacacaaaaactttaagtcacagaaaagaaagttgcactgcattattttaaaaagcatgtgCCCTgaggaatctttttttttttttttttttttttttgcacaatttaTAGCCCCTACACAGGAGTATCAATCACTCCTGCAAAGTTCAGAGCACTTTTCTTCTTGGAGGCTTAATTTGCTGCCGGTTGTGATGGAAAGAAAACCAGTGTGTGGGAAtagttttggtttaaaaataaCTGGGATGTGTGTTACTGTTTCATAAGACAATAGCAGGTAATAGCCGATATTAAACTGCCATAACAACAGGGCGCCAGGAGGTGATGATCAGGTCTACTTCCAGGAGGGATAACTCAGcaggaaacattttaatatgaaGACTCTTGTAAACTCATATTCATATCCTAATCATTTGAGACTATAAAAACTACTcatatttttccattaaaaaaaatcaggtcaCTACATACACACTACAAGTTGAATCATAACCTGCGGCAAAAAGCTATTGTTATGTTAAATATTGGAGACAATACACAAATATTGTTGGATACAATTTGAATATTGCAGTAGAAATTCTGGCAAAGTATGACAAGGTCATTGTCAAGTCTGCATAGATATATTTAGTTTTCTTAGTTTCTTGCCATCTCCAACATCACCATATACTATAGATGTGACCTAGAAGATAAAGTTACCTCAGGGGGATTGTGGGTCAGCTGCAGCAAATGTATGTCAGGCACTGAGTgcatctattattattattatattatgctCGATGCTAGATAATATAGACCTAATTTAGCCTAAATCCACTGCCTGCCCTTTTGGTCTCACTAAACACCTAGTTTGTTTAGTCCCACTTTCTGATAACAAACCTTGTGTAATATATTATAGTAGGGCTGAATATAGAATGAATATAGattatgctttttttctctctgtcagctcgtgtttatatatatttcctAGCACAGATAAACTCaacagacatttaaatatatatgtgtagtGAACCAGATGTAAAAGATTGATCTCAGATTCCacaaagttattttttgttctgatttttaaaatgctgatgaTCAAATCAATCTCTCCTTTGTATCGTAGACACTCACAAACATAAGGACAAGCACAAAGACAAggaacacagacacaaagaccacaaaaaagacaaagagcGAGAGAAATTCAAGTACAGCAACAGGTAGGATACCATGTCTGCACCTTCCTCTCACTTTTTTGATTAAGATAATACTCTATACTCGACTTAAGCCTTTTGCATGTGAActtacaaataaacttttaagCCCTACActaatatttacagtatttgtaaCATGTACATATCCTCACAATACTTTATTTTACCAGTATGAAGTCTGTTATGAATCTGTTATAACAGAATCTGTAATGAGGAGAATAATGGCAAAGTCAATTAACTTGGATACAGATTCTGCCAGTATGAGCACAAAAAATAACAAGTTTTTCAGTAAGAACATGAAAGAATCACACAGAGTGCTGCTGATTTAATTGAAGCTAATAAAGCACCCTGCTGTGTTGAATCAGCAAACATACATCACAAGGACTTCCTGAAATCCACTTTTATGAATGGCATCTGCAGTGCATTTGTAATTTGAACCGTTTTGGAACATTTGTTAGATTTTCTTGTTGTCTGGTTGAAATACTTGTGGGCTGCTGTGTGGTACTAGAGTCACAACTTTggccatttttttaaatcagcagTCATCCATGATGCTGTCAATGTTTGTCAAAAATTTACAAGTTCACATTACTGGTGGTTGGTGCTTTGTTGATGACATCTtttgtgtctgtgcatctgGACCACGTCTGACCTCTCGAACTTGATCTCTGACCTCTGTGGCTTCTGTGTCCCAGTGAACATAAGGACCACTctgaaaagaaacacagagacaaagacaaagagaagctGAAGCACAGCGACGGCAGCTCAGACAAGCAcagggaaaaacacaaagagaagaggagagaagaaaaggttTGTGCACAGATAGATAGAGACCAAGTCTGCCTTTATATGAAAAGCCATACAGACCTTTGGCATAAATATTATATGTAGTTTTCTCACCATGACAGAATAATTATTGTGTGGTATTAACTTAAAAACTTTGTTTTGTCATGATCACCAAATAATTATTGTGTGGTTTTGACATAACGCAAACTGTCTTCTCATGTTTATTCATGTCTTCCAATGTCAACGTTTAAAGGTGTGAAAGagtttgaaatacattttaattatttgctaATATATTCCCTGTTTCTCACAGATCAAATCATCCCACATAGACAAGCctaaaaaggagaaagaaaatggaTATGTAAGGTAGACAGTATCACTTTGTTGAGTTTACTTTGAGCTTAGTTATTTCTTGGTTATGATTAATGGGATATTGCTTTACTAATATACAGTTCAATGCTTTCAATGTGTGAATTAGAGACATGAGCCCTGCTGCCATTAAGAGCGAGCCTGAAGAAGG includes:
- the ncoa6 gene encoding nuclear receptor coactivator 6 isoform X1, yielding MAHRRTPPQLSQRTEYLEADNDSDRDSGVGDDAGEDADSCHGSAVIEEETVNKQDGTEENSKEGDDFTVFVAFQGNMEDEDFTQKLDTVLSGIPNMLDMGSERLQPQHVEPWNSVRVTFNIPRDAAERLRLLAQNNQQQLRELGILSVQIEGEGAINVAVGPNRGQEVRVNGPIGAPGQMRMDVGFPGQPGPGGVRMANPSMVPPGPGMAGQAMVPGSSGQMHPRVSRPSSQTDVMDPMMPGMSVQQQQQLQHQQTGPHGSGPMPPQATHHMQAMQAGRPLNPAALQQLQQQHHQQQQAQQQAQLSQLGPRPPFNPSGQMAVPPGWNQLPSGVLQTPAAQGGPAWRKPPPQAQMVQRPPSLATVQTPSHPPPPYPFGSQQAGQVFNAMGQGQLQQQQQAGMGQFAAPQPKGPQAGPGGVAGQPRPPPPLPPTSGPQGNLTAKSPGSSSSPFQQGSPGTPPMMAQRPTTPQGFPQGVGSPGRAALGQQGNMQQGFMGMPQHGQPGAQVHPGMPKRPMGFPNPNFVQGQVSASAPGTPGGGSGQQLQSSQAMTHTGAQPSASTPNSMQGPLHAQPNAMGVQSSMAGLPPGTTAGPSMGQQQPGLQTQMMGLQHQAQPVSSSPSQMVQGQGGGQTVLSRPLSQGQRGGMTPPKQMMPQQGQGVMHGQGQMVGGQGHQAMLLQQQQQQNSMMEQMVANQMQGNKQAFGGKIPAGVMPGPMMRGPSPNVPGNMAQFQGQVGPQQMTPQQQQQMAQLQQQQLQQQQQHQLQQQQLQQQQQHQQMSQQQPQQVPIAGNPNQVMGMHGQQMRLPAGHPLIQQQLQQQQQLQQQQKQQQQAMLQQQQQQAAQQHQHPLGDPNSGTGELGVQQMVPDMQAQQQQGMMPGPQHMQMGNGHFAGHGMNFNSQFPGQMPIGGPCGQAGGFPVSKDVTLTSPLLVNLLQSDISASQFGPGGKQGAGGGNQAKPKKKKPARKKKPKDGEGQQQVEGLGGLDVAGGMEDSELPNLSGEQSLGLDNTGPKLPDFPNRPAGFPGQPGDQRVLQQVPMQFMQQQQQQQQQQQQQQQQQQQQQQQQQQQQQQQQQQQQQQQQQQQQIQHMQQQQIQQQQIQQQQQMQQQMQQQQIQQQQQQQLQQQQQIQQQQQMQQLQMQGLQNAQGQQGMTGPQTSGQGQPQIHPHQLQQQQQQQPQQPHLQQQQQQQMMMMLKMQQEQAKNRMSIPPGGQLPPRGMGNPPEVQRLPVSQQGNMPVMISLQGHGGVPPSPDKPRGMPLMVNPQLAGAARRMSLPDAGQGPQGTGSEEAPAGAHPKQDRPGGPEMGVQPGNGTQQMMANQGSNTHMMKQGPGPSPVPQHTGASPQQQLPAQPQQGGPVPGLHFPNVPTTSQSSRPKTPNRASPRPYHHPLTPTNRPPSTEPSEINLSPERLNASIAGLFPPKINIPLPPRQPNLNRGFDQQGLNPTTLKAIGQAPPSLSLPGNNNNGSVGGNNTNNSQQPFSTGTGAGGAGAKQDKQSGGQGKRASPSNSRRSSPASSRKSATPSPGRQKGTKMAITCPPHQQQLVNPQGQTMMLSPTSVPPSPMSMPAQLGGSMEAQQTQSPFHGMQGNPAEGVRESQAMMTAEQRQMPQPQPQPQPQPLRELSAPRMASPRFPTPQQPKPDLELQAGTVDRQPTHTAPLQDSEVSPALRAAPTSLNQLLDNTGIPNMPLRPIQSNTVRDVMGKDSPKSALDPEKPPHSNSQSTDMSAPVATTATINESEAKPKPAVPVPTSSPNLQPAAMPSLHPSTNVNSNTTPSLNQTPISSLGVNPSLNVNTTSTLCPTLSTNTNAAPSVSPNPVTSSQSSTAPAVSTSSNSSTALNPASSAPKPSPNPKPVTSVHSVIQIPASSSTISPNQITVFVTSNPITSAPAPQVPTSMVSTMVAVPNKNIRPQDIRQQTPVSRPQFITTTPVFINPIFQVPNASVAPNTTVVSQSVTMMGPIQVSTTNIQLPPAPSSTQSTGATMASTQLARSAVGQVQTATSVSSSSSVGTLPAPQQINPGALKTENLGEAGSGQKSSPPVQQPSPHPSPSASSPFQPPLASPPPCSSPGAVNTLRKGPMSPSSTAQVKSKSAQAAAPVSGTAESQQNPVERPAQGPTGAVPPQVFHPPASPAIQIEALVPHTTTAGSNIITSPTVSSPIPVPSQVAVPTQIVTQAPLPVPASVSSPAQAVTSQTPTVTVVGTATVVSSATVLSTVTPAQSPVPSIVPIVTVPGPVQEVPPTIPSPVANPSVVPPAQSDAPAVEPPMPSAAGPAETTQTTPAPIQQEVSQSQEPVASEKTGEEVSTGPEQGWAKKRKTPINLVPRVAVEKPKGPSRRSSRADKEVEEEPVADSGIRKRSARPGTSAAVKETGASPTQAKRRKSK